A section of the Pedobacter sp. HDW13 genome encodes:
- a CDS encoding TlpA disulfide reductase family protein, with translation MLPSEKVKQLLFILLLFVISFHSSAQNKSVKSNHIRISFNGKKFDRLNLITTVEGNIKRSFSGYSKDGMAWDFAYPDSLYEQIRYFDINNKNDADTSANTITLSTITGADTVLCGSCHFSRGDVALNASFLKINTYTGMRFLKKNGTEGSRTELENQFFIGQVKDRQLLSSMEGIKIRYSYFYKVSGTYEESLKKYITLTQKYPDSYGLVAGLAGRLNYYKSTDDVAAVFNLFSPKIKASYYGKEIARNLAFNHFDNAMLKPWNSDTPEAIVTDPNKPSLVVFSASWCVPCHKQLPIVKELKQNLGDQLDVVYISIDDKNTLANWKKMTEAAEIPGRSLLAIDQMEQIRKKYFVQTIPYSFLVYPGGKLEVINVSIEADKQKIYKFINKGSK, from the coding sequence ATGCTGCCATCCGAAAAAGTAAAACAACTCTTATTCATTCTTTTGCTGTTTGTAATCAGTTTTCATTCATCAGCACAAAATAAATCAGTTAAATCAAATCATATCCGCATCAGCTTTAACGGGAAAAAGTTTGATCGGTTAAACCTGATTACAACTGTTGAAGGAAATATAAAACGTTCATTTTCTGGTTATTCAAAAGATGGAATGGCCTGGGATTTTGCCTATCCCGATAGTCTTTATGAGCAAATCAGGTACTTTGATATCAATAATAAAAATGATGCAGATACTTCAGCCAATACGATAACATTATCAACTATTACGGGTGCTGATACTGTGTTATGTGGAAGTTGCCATTTCAGCAGAGGAGATGTAGCGCTTAATGCTTCATTTTTGAAAATCAATACCTATACCGGGATGAGGTTTTTGAAAAAAAATGGAACTGAGGGATCGCGAACAGAATTAGAAAATCAGTTTTTTATTGGCCAGGTAAAGGATAGGCAATTGCTTAGTTCGATGGAGGGCATAAAAATACGTTATAGTTATTTTTACAAGGTAAGCGGTACTTATGAAGAATCGTTAAAAAAGTATATCACGCTTACTCAAAAATACCCCGATTCTTATGGCTTAGTGGCCGGTTTGGCTGGCAGGTTAAATTATTATAAATCAACCGACGATGTAGCAGCTGTTTTCAATCTCTTTTCGCCCAAAATTAAAGCCAGTTACTACGGCAAAGAAATTGCCCGGAATTTAGCATTTAACCATTTTGATAACGCAATGCTTAAACCCTGGAATAGCGATACACCCGAGGCAATTGTAACCGACCCGAATAAACCATCGCTTGTTGTTTTTTCGGCTTCCTGGTGCGTGCCTTGCCATAAGCAGTTGCCGATAGTTAAAGAACTTAAACAAAATCTGGGCGATCAGTTGGATGTTGTTTACATCTCTATTGATGATAAAAATACGCTGGCCAATTGGAAAAAGATGACTGAAGCAGCAGAAATTCCCGGCAGAAGCTTACTTGCAATTGATCAGATGGAGCAGATACGGAAAAAATACTTTGTTCAAACCATTCCTTATTCATTTCTGGTATATCCCGGTGGCAAGCTGGAAGTGATAAATGTGAGCATTGAAGCAGATAAACAAAAGATTTATAAATTTATTAATAAGGGGAGTAAATAA
- a CDS encoding glycoside hydrolase family 28 protein produces the protein MFIKTGVNFEVAKGVELLGSQDIKDYPEIDTRVAGIEMKWPAALINILKQHKAAISGSGLINAQGKPFWDYYWNLRKDYDAKGLRWIVDYDAKRPRTVLIESASDVIVRDVNLQQAGFWTVQILYSSYVTIDKITIRNNVDGHGPSTDGIDVDSSLWTLIQNCDIDCNDDNFCLKAGRDWDGLRVNRPTEYVVIRNCIARKGAGLLTLGSETSGSIRHVWATDLIGYGTGNALNIKSAKTRGGTVEDVYFGNITMEGGGNVIQVNPNWNPAYSYSTLPAGYNPDSIPLHWTKLLTHVEPASKGIPKIQNINVFNVNAKDVKKAIDAVGFSETVLKNFNFKNLNIATATAGNIEFAQNWTFDQVKINAADASTLKVLNAIGVKP, from the coding sequence TTGTTCATTAAAACAGGTGTTAATTTCGAAGTGGCTAAAGGTGTGGAGTTGTTGGGTAGTCAGGATATTAAAGATTACCCTGAGATTGATACCCGTGTGGCAGGCATTGAAATGAAATGGCCGGCAGCACTGATCAATATCCTCAAACAGCACAAAGCAGCTATTTCGGGATCGGGATTGATTAATGCTCAGGGTAAACCTTTTTGGGATTACTACTGGAACCTGAGAAAAGATTATGATGCTAAAGGCTTACGCTGGATTGTAGATTATGATGCGAAACGCCCCCGAACCGTACTAATCGAATCGGCCAGCGATGTGATTGTGAGAGATGTAAATTTACAACAAGCAGGTTTCTGGACGGTACAAATCCTTTATTCGAGCTATGTAACTATTGATAAAATTACCATCAGAAACAATGTAGACGGGCATGGCCCCAGCACCGATGGTATTGACGTAGATTCATCGCTGTGGACTTTGATCCAGAATTGTGATATTGATTGTAACGACGATAATTTCTGCCTGAAAGCTGGTCGCGATTGGGATGGCCTGCGGGTAAACCGGCCAACTGAGTATGTGGTTATCCGCAATTGTATTGCCCGCAAAGGTGCTGGTTTACTTACTCTGGGCAGCGAAACTTCGGGCAGCATCCGTCACGTGTGGGCTACTGATTTAATCGGTTATGGTACAGGCAATGCATTAAATATCAAATCGGCTAAAACCAGGGGTGGTACTGTAGAAGATGTTTACTTCGGTAATATCACCATGGAAGGTGGCGGCAATGTAATTCAGGTTAATCCTAACTGGAATCCGGCTTACAGTTACTCAACCTTGCCTGCCGGGTATAATCCTGATTCAATCCCTTTGCATTGGACCAAGCTTTTAACCCATGTTGAACCGGCGAGTAAAGGCATACCAAAAATACAGAACATCAATGTTTTCAACGTGAATGCAAAAGATGTTAAAAAAGCCATCGATGCTGTTGGCTTCAGCGAAACCGTATTAAAAAATTTCAACTTTAAAAATTTGAACATTGCTACAGCAACTGCTGGCAACATCGAATTTGCCCAAAACTGGACTTTCGATCAGGTGAAGATTAATGCAGCAGATGCATCTACTTTAAAAGTATTGAATGCAATAGGTGTAAAGCCTTAA
- a CDS encoding cupin domain-containing protein yields MEKYRKIIFSATLAFVLTAFIAPFSIFAQKTGITRTNHQRHNISVPGYETIQASIAFEPGVQFGMHSHPGEEVIYVLKGTFEYQIEGEKPVRLKAGEVLFIPAGKNHQAKNVGKNKAVELATYIVEKGKTLVVMKP; encoded by the coding sequence ATGGAAAAATACAGGAAAATTATTTTTAGTGCCACTTTGGCTTTTGTATTAACAGCTTTTATAGCTCCCTTTAGCATTTTTGCCCAAAAAACAGGCATTACACGCACCAATCATCAAAGGCACAATATTAGCGTTCCAGGCTACGAAACCATACAGGCAAGTATTGCTTTTGAGCCTGGGGTTCAGTTTGGTATGCATTCGCATCCTGGTGAAGAAGTAATTTACGTGCTTAAAGGGACATTTGAATATCAGATCGAGGGGGAAAAACCAGTCCGGCTTAAAGCTGGTGAGGTGCTTTTTATTCCGGCAGGTAAAAATCACCAGGCTAAGAATGTGGGTAAAAATAAGGCTGTAGAATTGGCAACCTATATTGTAGAAAAGGGGAAAACCCTGGTGGTAATGAAACCTTAA
- a CDS encoding mechanosensitive ion channel family protein — protein MATFSTKHGATTYGIIVWRTLEEQYKKYKLLISTGFIYIVFAFIATFCNLFGRFTLTQIFYNTGVSAFLNATSLIVLAKMFVEAFLLQMKSSRIRKGYPEFFDWIPVTAGLKRIASTGAIIIWAVIFTTNLNIFNSIYSAITDELTQRRIVGSFSFTLGGVVLFLAIIWLANFLQKYIAYFFGDVGDDALDDNKGERSKLLVTRLVLLISGFLIAVAASGLPIDKITVILGALGVGIGLGLQNIVSNFVSGIILIFDKTIRIGDVVELSNKKGRVKEIGVRSSTLLSDEGAEIIIPNGSILSNNIINWTLSNNQMRVDIVLSIAKPFNSSEVTSLIRNVIIENTNVFVNKEPVIMISPVSRASSDVRIFFWCKDISQAELTKSMVNAHIFEALEEKGIEIL, from the coding sequence ATGGCTACTTTTAGCACTAAGCACGGGGCTACCACCTATGGCATTATCGTTTGGCGTACACTCGAAGAACAATACAAGAAATATAAACTACTGATATCAACAGGCTTTATTTACATCGTATTTGCCTTTATTGCTACATTTTGTAACCTTTTTGGCCGTTTTACGCTAACGCAGATTTTTTACAACACAGGTGTAAGCGCTTTTCTGAATGCCACTTCACTAATTGTACTTGCTAAAATGTTTGTCGAGGCCTTTTTACTTCAAATGAAAAGCAGCAGGATTAGAAAAGGCTACCCAGAGTTTTTTGACTGGATACCTGTTACCGCCGGCTTAAAACGCATTGCCTCAACAGGTGCCATTATCATCTGGGCTGTTATTTTTACAACCAACTTAAATATTTTCAACAGTATTTATTCGGCCATTACCGACGAACTTACCCAAAGAAGGATTGTTGGCAGCTTCTCTTTCACACTGGGAGGTGTGGTGCTGTTTCTGGCCATTATCTGGCTCGCCAATTTCTTACAAAAATACATTGCCTATTTCTTTGGCGATGTGGGCGATGATGCACTGGATGACAATAAAGGCGAACGCTCCAAGCTATTGGTCACCCGCCTGGTTTTACTCATTAGTGGCTTTTTAATTGCTGTTGCAGCCTCTGGCTTGCCTATTGATAAAATAACAGTGATATTGGGCGCTTTGGGTGTAGGTATTGGATTGGGCTTACAAAACATTGTAAGCAATTTTGTTTCGGGTATCATCCTTATTTTTGATAAAACCATCCGCATTGGCGACGTGGTAGAGCTGAGCAATAAAAAAGGAAGGGTAAAAGAAATCGGTGTAAGGTCTAGTACCTTGTTAAGTGATGAAGGTGCCGAAATCATTATCCCAAATGGTTCTATCCTATCCAACAACATCATCAACTGGACATTGAGCAACAACCAGATGCGTGTTGATATTGTACTTTCTATCGCTAAGCCTTTCAACTCATCAGAAGTAACCAGCCTGATCCGCAATGTAATTATCGAAAACACCAATGTATTTGTGAATAAAGAACCTGTAATTATGATCAGTCCGGTGAGCAGGGCAAGCAGTGATGTACGGATATTTTTCTGGTGTAAGGATATTTCGCAAGCCGAACTAACCAAAAGCATGGTAAACGCACATATTTTTGAAGCGCTCGAGGAAAAAGGAATCGAGATTTTATAA